A single region of the Eleginops maclovinus isolate JMC-PN-2008 ecotype Puerto Natales chromosome 16, JC_Emac_rtc_rv5, whole genome shotgun sequence genome encodes:
- the hs3st2 gene encoding heparan sulfate glucosamine 3-O-sulfotransferase 2: protein MAHRFLSSTNRFSARFAFIFTVSLSCTYLCYSILFCRSTVMTNRGYEGRRCPPSKNAGGKKLLGRLDNCASLEVRSALDESAAPRGYSDLHDISKAPASSGSHLADMKLRNMSVAQKYGNKKLPNALIVGVKKGGTRAVLEFIRIHPDVRALGTEPHFFDRNYDRGLDWYRGLMPRTLDSQITLEKTPSYFVTREAPRRICSMSHETKLIVVVRNPVTRAISDYTQTLSKKPDIPTFEELAFKNKSEGLVDSSWNAIRIGMYILHLENWLQYFRLSQMHFVSGERLITDPAGEMGRVQDFLGLKRIITDKHFYFNRTKGFPCLKKPESSSQPRCLGKSKGRTHVQIEQEVIEQLQEFYRPFNIKFFETVGQDFKWD from the exons ATGGCACATAGGTTCCTCTCATCTACGAACAGATTCAGCGCCAGATTCGCCTTCATATTCACTGTGTCTTTATCCTGCACATATTTATGCTACAGTATTCTTTTTTGTCGCAGCACAGTCATGACAAACCGGGGTTACGAGGGGAGAAGATGCCCACCAAGCAAAAACGCAGGAGGGAAGAAACTTCTTGGGAGATTAGACAATTGCGCTTCGCTGGAAGTCAGGTCCGCTTTGGATGAGTCCGCTGCCCCGCGAGGATACAGTGATCTGCATGACATTAGTAAAGCCCCTGCCTCGTCTGGAAGTCACTTGGCTGACATGAAGTTGAGAAACATGAGTGTTGCGCAAAAATATGGGAATAAGAAGCTGCCTAATGCGTTAATAGTCGGTGTAAAGAAAGGAGGTACCAGGGCGGTGCTGGAGTTCATCCGGATACATCCAGATGTGCGCGCACTGGGAACTGAGCCGCACTTTTTCGACAGAAACTATGACAGAGGGCTGGACTGGTACAG GGGATTAATGCCACGAACGCTAGACAGCCAGATCACATTAGAGAAGACACCCAGCTACTTTGTCACCAGAGAGGCTCCCAGACGTATCTGCAGCATGTCCCACGAGACCAAGCTGATTGTTGTGGTGCGTAACCCAGTCACAAGAGCCATCTCTGACTACACACAGACTCTTTCCAAGAAGCCCGACATCCCCACGTTTGAGGAGCTGGCCTTTAAGAACAAAAGTGAGGGCCTCGTCGACTCTTCCTGGAACGCCATTCGGATCGGGATGTACATCCTGCACCTGGAGAACTGGCTGCAGTACTTTCGCCTGTCGCAGATGCACTTTGTGAGCGGGGAGCGGCTGATCACGGATCCAGCAGGGGAAATGGGTCGTGTTCAGGACTTCTTAGGGCTGAAACGAATAATCACGGACAAGCACTTTTACTTTAACCGAACCAAAGGCTTTCCCTGTCTCAAGAAACCGGAGAGCAGCAGCCAGCCGCGCTGCCTCGGCAAATCCAAGGGCAGGACTCATGTACAGATCGAACAGGAGGTCAtagagcagctgcaggagttTTATAGGCCATTTAATATCAAATTCTTTGAAACCGTGGGGCAAGACTTCAAGTGGGATTGA